A window of Dictyoglomus sp. genomic DNA:
AGAAAACTTATTAAATAATCTAAAAACAATCATAGAAAAACATAACTCGGTAGTTTTAGCCTTTTCATTTTTCACTACCCAGCTATGGAGTATAAAATCCTTAATAAAAAATATAAGAAAAAATTATAACAGAAAAATTATTATAATTGCAGGAGGACCTCATCCTACAGGAGATCCTTTTTTTACTATAAAACTAGGATTTGACTACGTGGTAATGGGTGAAGGAGAAGAAACCTTTATTGAGGTTATTAAAAGATTATTGGAAGAAAAAAATTTAAAAGATTTAAAAGGTATTGCATTCTTAGATGAGGAAAACAATTTAAGATATAATAAAAAAGATGAATTTCTTGATTTAAATAAATATCCTCCTTTTTCGATAAAAAATAACAAATTTGGACCTATAGAGATTACTCGAGGTTGTCCTTTTGTATGTTATTTTTGTCAAACTCCTTATATTTTTGGAACTAAAATAAGACATAGAAGTATAGAAAAGATTTGTGAATATGTAGAAATTATGAAAGAAAGAGGCTTAACAGATATAAGATTTATTACTCCAAATGCCTTTTCTTACGGATCTTATGATGGAAGAAATTTAAATATAAGAAAATTAGAGGAACTTTTAGAAAGCATTAGAAAAATTCTAACATCTAAAGGAAGAATTTTTTTTGGAAGTTTTCCCTCAGAAGTAAGACCAGAACATGTAAGTGAAGAAACAATAAAGCTGATAAAAGAATATGCAAATAATGATAACCTAGTAATTGGTGCCCAATCAGGGAGTCCAAGAATACTAGATCTTTCTCATAGAGGACACACGGTGGAAGATGTATATAATGCTGTAGAAATAACAATAAAAGCTGGACTTAAACCCTATGTTGATTTTATATTTGGTCTTCCCTACGAAACAGAGGAAGATATAAAACTTACAATAAGAATGATAGAAGATCTAATCAAAATGGGAGCAAAGATCCATGCTCATACATTTATACCTCTTCCTCAAACTCCTTTTTCAAAAATGCCTGCAGGAAGAATAAATGATGAATTAGTTAAAGTGCTAAATAAGTTGATCTCTAAAAGTTTCGTTTTTGGAAATTGGAAAGAACAGGAAAAAATAGCAAAAAAACTTGAAAAATACTTTAAAAATTTCTATTTAAAGTAACTGTTAAAAAAATTTTAATTGTCCTTCTTCGCGAGGTCTTTTACCATTTATTAATATAAATGGCAATGCTCTTTTTACATTTATTCCCAGCATTTCTAACTCTTTTATATTTTTAAAAGGTTGCTCTTTTCTTTTTTCTATAATTTTTTTAGCACTGATAGGACCTATTCCTGGCACTCTCAAGAGATCCTTAAGACCTGCTTTATTTATTTCTATGGGGAAAAACTCCTCATGGTTTATTGCCCATATCCACTTAGGATCTTTTTCCAGATATAAATTTCCATTATGATCAAAAGGTAAGTCTTTTAAAGTGAAGTAATATTTTCTAATGAGAAAGTCTGCCTGATAAAGTCGATGTTCTCTCCATGTAGAAGTTGCAGGTAAATCCTCAAAAGGAGTTTCTGGAATAGGTTTAAAGGCACTAAAATAAGCTCGAGTTAAATTAAATTTTTCATAAAGTAAAAATATAGTTGAAAGAATCTCCTTATCTTTTTCACCACTCGCACCAACAACCAATTGGGTAGTAACCCCATGTTTAGGTTTTAATCCTTTAGAATATAGATTTTTTATTAATTCAAATTTTTTAAATAAATTATCAAAATTCTTTTCCGGAGCAATTTTTCTTAAATAAAAAGAATTGGGTGCCTCTATATTAATAGAAACTCTATCCGCAAGCTCTATTGCGCGTATTATGTAATCTTCTTTTGATTCAGGCAAAATTTTTAGATGAATATAACCCTTGAAATTATATTTTTCCCTTAGAATTTCGGCTATCTTAATCATACTATTCATTGTTTCTACTGCAGATTTTGTTACTGCTGAACTCAAGAATAAACCATCTACTAAATTTTTTCTTTTTAACTCTAGAAAAACTCTCACCATTTCATCTTCGGTCAAACTTAATCTTTTAAAAAATCTATCAGCTCTGTTAGCACAATAGTAACAATTATGAACACAGTCATTAGAAAGTAAGATTTTTAGGAGTCTTACCGTTATTCCATTAGGAAATACAGTGGGATAAATCCAACCTTTAATAGAGGATTTTCTTCTTACCGCCTCTGGTGAACAAAAATAAGACCCACATAGATCAAATTGAGCGTCTTTTACCAAAATTTCTAATTTATCTGATATATGCATAATCTGCCTCGTTTAACATTCTGTTTAAGAGTATATCATCAAAATTATAGTTATGTAAATCTAAATTATGATAAAATTATTTGACTATGAAAGATAGCTTAAGAAAAAAATTAATAAAGAAAAGAAATTCTATTGAAAATAGAGAAGAAAAGTCTTTTATAATCTATCTAAATCTTAAAGATCTTGATATTTGGAAAAGAGCGGAAATTACTCATATTTATATTTCCTTTGGAAGTGAAGTAGATACAAGATTTATTATTTATCATGCGCTTGCAGAAAATAAGAAAGTTCTTTGTCCTATAATTAATGAAAAAGATTTACTTGTTGGAGAAATTAAATCCTTTAATGATTTAATTCCTGGTCCTTACGGAATATTGCAACCTAAGATCTCTATAAATTTCGACTTAGAGAAAATCGATGTAATTATAGTTCCGGGAGTTGCTTTTGATAAAGAAGGATTCAGACTAGGATATGGAAAGGGATTTTATGATAGATTTTTAGCAAAACTAAAAAAACCTATAAAGATAGGACTAATTTATGACGAATTAATAATAGATTCTCTTCCTAGAAATGAAGAAGATATTCCTGTTGACATAATAATTAGCGAAAAAAGAATAATTTATACTAAAAACTATTGAATACCTATACAAGAGAGACAAAGTATGGTAGCATTTTTAAAAATGTAAAGCTGATCTTCTAATATAATTCCCGTTAAAATAAAAACTAAACTTAATAACAATATTATTACTTTAGCTATTATTTTAACCATTTTTCTAAATCTTTTACTAATTCTTTTTCTTTTATAATTCCAATATAAATCTTTCTTATGATATGGTTTTTATCAATTAAAAAAGATGTGGGAATGCTTTTTATTTTATATTTAAACCCTACTATTCCTTTTTTATCCAAAAGAACTAAAAAACTAATATTATTTTCTCTGAGAAAATTTTTTACTCTTTCTATATCAACATCTAAACTAATAGCAATAACTTCAAATCCTAATTTTTTATAAGATTTATAAATTTTATTTAAAATTAAAATCTCCT
This region includes:
- a CDS encoding TIGR04013 family B12-binding domain/radical SAM domain-containing protein — encoded protein: MRKELGLVIYYKKENRYSFNALLGALETQDFYKHITIYLFEKEENLLNNLKTIIEKHNSVVLAFSFFTTQLWSIKSLIKNIRKNYNRKIIIIAGGPHPTGDPFFTIKLGFDYVVMGEGEETFIEVIKRLLEEKNLKDLKGIAFLDEENNLRYNKKDEFLDLNKYPPFSIKNNKFGPIEITRGCPFVCYFCQTPYIFGTKIRHRSIEKICEYVEIMKERGLTDIRFITPNAFSYGSYDGRNLNIRKLEELLESIRKILTSKGRIFFGSFPSEVRPEHVSEETIKLIKEYANNDNLVIGAQSGSPRILDLSHRGHTVEDVYNAVEITIKAGLKPYVDFIFGLPYETEEDIKLTIRMIEDLIKMGAKIHAHTFIPLPQTPFSKMPAGRINDELVKVLNKLISKSFVFGNWKEQEKIAKKLEKYFKNFYLK
- a CDS encoding TlpA family protein disulfide reductase, producing MSRKLLLLFLLTFSLFSLLELNLNKKLFAEDLELDSPAINFVLPNIKGENYSLNQFRRKVVLLNFWATWCSPCKEEILILNKIYKSYKKLGFEVIAISLDVDIERVKNFLRENNISFLVLLDKKGIVGFKYKIKSIPTSFLIDKNHIIRKIYIGIIKEKELVKDLEKWLK
- a CDS encoding radical SAM protein, with protein sequence MHISDKLEILVKDAQFDLCGSYFCSPEAVRRKSSIKGWIYPTVFPNGITVRLLKILLSNDCVHNCYYCANRADRFFKRLSLTEDEMVRVFLELKRKNLVDGLFLSSAVTKSAVETMNSMIKIAEILREKYNFKGYIHLKILPESKEDYIIRAIELADRVSINIEAPNSFYLRKIAPEKNFDNLFKKFELIKNLYSKGLKPKHGVTTQLVVGASGEKDKEILSTIFLLYEKFNLTRAYFSAFKPIPETPFEDLPATSTWREHRLYQADFLIRKYYFTLKDLPFDHNGNLYLEKDPKWIWAINHEEFFPIEINKAGLKDLLRVPGIGPISAKKIIEKRKEQPFKNIKELEMLGINVKRALPFILINGKRPREEGQLKFF
- a CDS encoding 5-formyltetrahydrofolate cyclo-ligase, producing MKDSLRKKLIKKRNSIENREEKSFIIYLNLKDLDIWKRAEITHIYISFGSEVDTRFIIYHALAENKKVLCPIINEKDLLVGEIKSFNDLIPGPYGILQPKISINFDLEKIDVIIVPGVAFDKEGFRLGYGKGFYDRFLAKLKKPIKIGLIYDELIIDSLPRNEEDIPVDIIISEKRIIYTKNY